DNA from Roseimicrobium sp. ORNL1:
CAAGTCATGATTGGTCATCTCAAGCTTGTCTGTTCCCTCAGGGAGGACGGTGTCAGCTATCTGCGGGAGCAGTCTTTTCGCGCACCGATGCACCTCAGCAAGCCGCACTTCGATGAGGGTGCTCTGGTGGTGAATCTGGTGAATCCGACGGCGGGCATCTTCGATGATGACCACATCGCTCTGGAGGCGACGGTGGAGGAGCAGGCGAGGCTGGTGCTCACGACGCCGGCATCCAGTCGCGTGTTTCGCTCACGCAAAGGGGACGTGGCACATGTGACGCAGACGCTGCGCGTGGCCGAGGGTGGCATGCTGGAGTATTTCCCCGAGCCGTTCATCCCGCATGCAGGGGCGCGGTATCATCAGAAGAATGACATCCATGTGGCCGCAGGTGCGTCGCTGATGTTCTTTGAGTGGCTGGCGCCTGGGCGCGTGACCAGTGGTGAAGTCTTTGAGTTTGATGAGCTGCAGTGGGATACCGATGTGTGGTCGGGTGGAGCGCTGGCGGCAAGAGAGCGGTACACCTTGAGCAGGGTAGGGGACTCGCTGAATTCGCTGCTGCTGGTGTCTGAGACAGCCCACTATCTCGGGTGCTTTGTGTTTGGGTTGGCGACATTCCCGCAGGCGGAGGCGGATGCGCTCACGTCTGAGGATGTTTACATCGGTTGTGGGCCGCTTGCGGTGGGCGGTGGGTGGACCATCAAAGCGGTGTGCCGTGATGCGGTGGCAGCGAGGAGGACGATGAAGAGGCTGCGGGAGATGATGTATGAGGCGATGGGGAGGGCGCTGCCGACGTTGGGGAGGTTTTGAGGAGGATACAGCTGCGGGTGATGGGTGTGGCGGGCTGCATTGGATTCAACGCAGAGACACAGAGACGCAGAGGAACTTCGGAGACTGAGGGTGGCCGCGTACCAAAGACAGGTGGGAGTGGGTTGGGCCCTTTGAGCGAGAAACGAGGCTTTGCCAAAGTGGCTCACGCTGCCCTCAGCGTGAATCGTATCAGTATCCCTGAGATTGCCATGTGCCTTGAGCAGGAGTGAATGGGAGGTGCGGCACCAGGGGGGGGGCAGGCCGACTCAAGATTAGGCGCTTCGCGCTTGGTTTTTGAATCACGCTGAGGGTAGCGTGAGCCACTTTGGCAAAGCCTCATTTCTCCCGATAAGTAGAAACTAACTACTCCGACTCTTCATCCAGTCACGCCAGCCGCCGAAGGAGGTGATTTCTTCTTCGGGTTGCAGGGCGATGGATTCGCAGAGGAAGCCGAAGACTTTGGTGCCGTCTTCGAGTTGCACTTTGCCGAAGCCGAGGGGTGGAGGCACGGCATTTACAAACGAGCCGACGGTGTCTTCGGGCAGTTCCCAGACTTCGAGTGCGATGGAGGTGCCGCCTTCCGTCACTCGGACGAGACCAGGACGGTCAGGGATGCTTCCAGTGCCGGGCACGCGATAGAGGCGGTAGTCCGGGGTGGTGCTGCCCTTGCGCACAAGGCGCCCGCCGCGTGAGATGAGTTGGTGATTGAGCGGCAGGCCTTCCATGTGCGCACCGCATACCGCGATCTTCATCCAGGGCTTTGCTGCGGACGCTGTAGGAGATGGCATGGCAGGCAAAGCACTGCTGTTGATAGCGGTCTTCCCCACAGGAAGCTCGCTCTTCGCATGCATGGCTGCCGCGAGTACGGCCAGTCGCTTGTCCTCAAAGGCAGGCGAGAAGAGCGTGATGCCCCAAGGCAACCCATTCCCAAGGAAACCCGCTGGCACCGCCCAGGCGCAGAGGTCCAGCAGGTTCATGTAGTTCGTGTACTTGCCCAGGTTGGAGTTGAGCTTGATGGGCTCGGCGAGAACCTCGGCGACTTTGTAAATCGTACCTGCGGTTGGCGTGAGGATGGCATCCACCTCAGACCACACGGCTTCCGAGGCGCGCTTGAGTTCGGCGAGACGATATTGCGAGGTAAAGGCAGCCACCGCATTGGGCTTGGCACCACCTTCAATGATCTGTCGCGTGACGGGATAGAGTGCTTCCGGAGTCTTTTCGATCAACTCAGGAATCACCGAATACCGTTCCGCGACCCAGGGGCCTTCATAGAGCAGACGTGCAGCATCGAGGAAGGGTTGCAGGTCCACTTCGCGAATGCGCCAGCCCAGCGACTCCGCGCGGGCGATGGAAGCTTCGTAAAGCCTCTGTGCATCGGCATCACCGAAGAAGTCGCGCTGCTCCGGCTTGGGCACACCGATGACGACGGACGCAGGATCCCAAGGCCGCTGCGAAGCGACATAGGGGCGTGCATAGGCATCCGCCTTATCAAACTCGGAAACGACGTCAGCCACGGCAGAGGCATCTGCCACGGACAAGGCGAAGACAGAGATGCAATCCAACGTGCGGCAGGCGGGCACCAGCCCCGAGGAACTGAGCAGGCCGCGCGTGGGCTTCCATCCCACGAGATTGTTAAACGAAGCCGGCACGCGGCCTGAGCCTGCGGTATCTGTGCCGAGGCTAAAGCTCGCCAACCCAAGCGCCACGGACACGGCAGAGCCAGAGCTGGAGCCGCCGGGGATGTATTCCGCATCAAACGCATTCTGCGGCACACCATACGGCGAACGCACACCCACAAGACCCGTAGCGAACTGGTCGAGGTTCGTCTTGCCAAGAGGAATGGCTCCCGCAGCGATCAGCTTCTCCACCACGAAGGCGGATTTCGCCGGCTGGTAGCTATACGCAGGGCAGGCGGACGTGGTGGGCAGGGCATCCCAGTCGATGTTGTCCTTGATGGCAAAGGGGATGCCATAGAGTGGCAATGACGTCGGGTCCTTTTTCTCCAGCGCCGTGAGCAGTCCATCCACCACGCTCCACTCCGGACGTGCAATCCAGATGGCGGAGTCGGATTTCTCCGCGAGGTCAAACGCAGCGCGCACGACCTCGCGAGGAGTGGTGGTTTTAGAACGGTAGGCAGAGAGCAGGGTGGCGATGGACAGGTCCGGAGCCGGAGAGGAAGTCATGGAGCGATGGCGAGAAGTGTTTGGCCAGGAGAGACGGACTGGCTCTCACGTACCAGCACGGAAGATACCAATCCCGCCACCGGTGTGTGGACGTGGATCTCCATTTTCATCGCTTCCACCAGGGCCACGGTCTGCCCACTCTCCACGCGGTCACCCTCGGCTACGAGGAGCTTCCACAGGCTGCCATTCACCGGGCTCTGGATGGCCTCATGGCCATCTTCGAGCACGAAGTCTGCGGTCTCTTCAATCGCTCCTGTCTCGGAGGCGCTGGCGACATTCAGGCCTGCGGCGGCCCAGCGCTGGCGCTCTTCGTCGAAGGCGCGCTGCTGCTTTTCCTTGAACTCACGAATACCGGCATCCTCGCGGCTCAGGAACTCATGGTAATCGGAAAGCTTGAAGGTGGTGTCTTCAACACGTGGCGTGAAGCGGCCGTAGGGGAAGTCGCGACGGAGTTCCAGCAGTTCCTCCGGGCTCACGAGGTAGAACCGCACCTGGTCAAAGAAGCGCAGGAGCCATGGTCTGCCCTGCTCGAATGACGCGGTGGAGCGGAAGCGGTTCCACATCTGGATGGTGCGTCCTACGAACTGATAACCGCCGGGGCCTTCCATGCCGTAGATGCACAGGTAGGCACCGCCGATACCCACGGCATTCTCCGGCGTCCAGGTACGGGCAGGATTGTACTTCGTGGTGACCAGACGGTGACGCGGATCCAGTGGAGTCGCTACAGGTGCGCCGAGATACACGTCGCCAAGGCCCAGCACGAGATAGCTGGCATCCAGCACGATGCGTTGCACGTCATCGATGGATTCGAGCCCGTTGATGCGGCGGATGAATTCGATGTTGCTCGGGCACCACGGAGCATCCGGTCGCACAGATTGCGTGTATTTCTGAATCGCTTCCTTCGTGGCCGGGTCATCCCACGAGAGCGGCAGGTGTACGATGCGCGAGGGCACCTCCATCTGATCCATGCTGGGCAGGTTTTGCCGCACTTCCTCGACCAGATCGATCACCCCATTCAGGCTGAGATCCTGGTTGTCGAAATGGATCTGCAGCGAGCGGATGCCGGGCGTGAGATCGATGATGTCCGGATGATCCCTGCGCACGAGTGCGAGGTAGATCGCATGCGCCCAGAAGCGGAGCTGGATGTCGAGCACCAAAGGTCCGAACTCCACCAGGAGACAACGGTCCCCGGAGGGACGGTACACAATCTCCGGACGCTCACCGTCGGCAGGGATGGTGCGCAGCACCGCGCTGGTGTGGGGCACTTCTCCGGGCTCAGTGCGCCCGGGTTCCACGGGGGACTCAAGCTTGAGCGTGGCAATGAGGGTCTCCTGCTGTTCCTGCAGGATGCGGGCTTCGTCTTCCTCCAGCTTGCAGAAGCACACCTTGTCCCCGGGCTTTAGCTGGCCCAGCTTCCAGAGTTCTGCCTGCACGACCACGGCGGGACAGACAAAGCCGCCCAGGCTCGGGCCGTCCGGGCCCAGGAGAATGGGCATGTCACCCGTGAAATCCACGGAGCCCACCGCATAGGCGTTGTCGTGAATGTTGGAGGGATGCAGACCGGCTTCGCCGCCATCAGGACGCGCCCACTTGGGCTTGGGGCCGATGAGTCGCACGCCTGTGCGCGCGGAGTTGTAGTGCACCTCCCACTCCGTGGCGAAGAAGGTGTCCATGTCTTCCGGCAGGAAAAACTCTGGTGCGCCGTGCGGACCATAGAGAACACCGAGATTCCAGAGCCGACCTGCGCCCGAGGCGGAGACGTGGCCTGACACAAGGGCGAAGGCATTCGCGAGTCCCTTCGCCCTTTCGGCGATGATCTCTTCCTCTTCTTCTTCCAAAAGATGGGCAGAGCCATTCTCCTTGATGGAGAGCACATCTCCCAAGCGCAAGGCGCGACCGGCATGTCCGCCCACGTTGCCAAGGGTGAAGGTGGATCTGCTGCCAAGATACAGCGGGACATCGATGCCACCCTGTACGGCGAGGTAAGCGCGGCAGCCTGCACCCGAGGCCGAGCCAATCTTCAACGTCTGCCCTGCCTTGATGGCGATGGGGCGCCAGAAGTCCACGGGCACGCCATCGAGTTCCGCAGACATCGTGGCGCCTGCGAGCGCGATGCGTGTATCCATGTTGAACCGCAGCGTGGGTCCGCCCACGGTGATCTCCAGGCCCGCGGCCTGCTGGCCATTTTTCAGCAGTCTGTTTGCCAGCCGGAGCGAGAGCGGATCCATGGCCCCTGAGGGAGGCACGCCCACTTCCCAGTAGCCCTGCCGCCCGGGATAGTCCTGCACCGTGGTCATGGTGCCTGGGGCCATCACATCAATCGTGCGGGGCTTGTACTCAAAGTCGCCGAGCGCGCGCGTAGTCATGCGGCCATCCTTGAAGAGATCGCTTTGAGCGATCTGCTTGAGGTAGGCGACATTCGTCTCGATGCCACCCAGTCGCGTGGACTCCAGTGCGGAGATGAGCTTGGCGCGGGTTTCCTCGCGGGTCTCACCGTGAACGATGATCTTCACCAGGAGAGGATCGTAGTGCGGTGTCACCTCCGTGCCGGCGCTCACCCATCCATCGTAGCGCACTTCCTTGGGCAGGCTCACGTGGGTGAGCACGCCGCAGGAGGGCTGGAAATCCTTGTTGGGATCCTCCGCATACACACGGGCCTGCATGGAGCAGCCAAAACGCGTGATGTAGATGTTCTCCACATTCATCTCGTGACCTGCCGCCAGGCGGATCATCCACTCCACGAGGTCGAATCCGGTCACCTCTTCCGTGACGGTGTGCTCCACCTGCAGGCGGGTGTTCACTTCCAGGAAGAAAAACTTTCCTGTGTCCGCATCGTACACAAACTCGACGGTGCCCGCAGAGCGGTAGCTCACGGACTTCGCGAGGCGCACGGCAGCCTCCCAGAGATTGCGGCGCTTCTCCTCATCGAGTCCTGGAGCCGGAGTTTCCTCGATGACCTTCTGGTTGCGCCGTTGCGTGGAGCAGTCGCGCTCGCCGAGAGCAATCACGCCGCCGAATCCATCGCCAAAGATCTGCACCTCGATGTGCCGCGCGTTGACGACGAACTTTTCCAGAAACACTCCACCATCACCGAAGCTGGCCTTGCCCTGTCGCACGACGGATTCGAAGGCATTGCGCAGAGCATCCGGGTCATCACAGCGGCGCATGCCGATGCCACCACCACCCGCCGTGCTCTTGAGCATCACGGGGTAGCCGATGAGTTCGGCTTCATCCAGGGCTTCTGCGGCGTTGGAGAGCAGGTTGGTTCCCGGTACCAAGGGCACCTTGCAGGCGATCGCGTGCTCCCTCGCCATGTGCTTCATGCCAAAGGCACGCATCTGCGCGGGCGTCGGCCCGATGAAGACCACGCCTGCCTTCTCACAGGCCTCGGCAAAGGATGCATTCTCGCTCAGCAGACCGTAGCCGGGATGCACTGCCTCAGCACCGCTCTTCGCGATGATCTCCAGAATTCTCGGCTGGTTCAAATAGCTCGCGGAAACTTGTGCTCCCCCCAACAGGTAGGCTTCATCCGCCATGGCCACATGCGGGGCATCACGGTCCGCTTCCGAGTACACGGCCACGGATTTCACGCCCATCTTCTTGAGCGTCCACATGATGCGGCAGGCGATCTCGCCACGATTGGCGACCAGGACTTTGCTAAACATAAATCAGTCCCAGATGAGCACCTTGACCGGCGTCGGGTTGTACGCGTTGCAGGGATTGTTAAGCTGCGGGCAGTTTGAGATGAGACACATCACGTCCATCTCGGCGCGCAGTTCCACGTAGCGATTGGGGCCTGAAATGCCGTCGGCGAAGGAAAGACCGCCGTCGGGAGTCACGGGTACATTCATGAAGAAATTGATGTTACAGGTGATGTCGCGCTTGTTCATGCCGTGACCCCAGTGCTGGATGCCGCAGATGAAACTATCGCGGCAGGCGTGCATGGGTTCGACATCGAAGGAGTAGCGCATGGTGTTGCTTTCCCGGGAGCAGGCACCACCGAGGGTGTCGTGCCTCCCGCAGGTATCGGCGACGATGGTCAGCAGGGCATGGCCGCGTGTCGAGTAGAGAGTGGTGCCGGTGGATAAATAAAGATTGTGCTGTCGGCGGATGGTATCACTGGCGCTGTAGCGGTCCAGTGGTTCGTGGAGGTTGTAGAAGAGGGTGTCCGCCGCCTGATTTCCCTCCAGGTCGACGATGCGCAGGATTTGCCCCTTTTTGACGGGATGCAGCCAGTGGTCGCCGGCCAGCACGGTGTGGTCATAGGCCGCGCAGGAGGGGTCGAGGGGGGATTCTTTGAGCAGGGAGGGGGATGGTGCAGCAGCCATGGCCTTAGCGGGAGAGCAGGTAGTAGTCGAGGGTGTTGCGGTAGGCACGCGCGTTTTCCGGGCGCACCGTCATGGTGGCGTCCTCCATCGTGGGCGCGGCATTGGGGAAAACACTGAGCTTCACCGGGCGTGGCCCGTAGGTCTGGGAGGGGTGAAGTGGGTGCTGGCACGTATGCAGTACCACGAGCGTGTCCATTTCGAAACGCAGGTCCACATGGTCGCCCGCCTTCGAGTGGCCCTCCACGTAGGAGAGATTGCCATCCACATCCGCCACCACCTTGCTGAAGAAGTTGATGTTCGGCACCAGGTCGCGTTCCCCGAGCCCCCACTTGGCCAGCTCGATGAGGAAGCATTCGCGGCCGTTCCGGTAGAATTCATTCCGCGCCTCCTGGAAGTTGTGCACGCCGTAGCGCTCCTCCACCAGTTCCGCGTCGCTGGTGCCACACACCGTGTCATGCCAGCCGCAGGTGTCCTCCGTGATAGAGGCAAAGAGGCGGCCCATGTCCGAGTGGATGCCGTAGGGCGCGCGGAGGTAGAAGATGTGCTGGCCTTTCAGCGTGTCTGGCATGTTGTACCGCTCGTGGCGCTCGGGAGCGTGGTAGAGCAGCATACCCACATTGGCGCCACCGTTCAGGTCGGTGAGGCGGAGTGTCTTGCCGCGGGAGATGACGCGGGACCACATGCCCGCGCCGGTGAGTTCGATTTCGTAGATGGGTTCCATTGAAGAATGATGATGACTTGGCTCAAGCAGCCTCGGATTCCACTTCGGCAGACTGGATGGGAGGCAGGATGGTACGGGAGAGATTGAAGCGCCCGCTTAGCACGCCTTTACAGGCCAGTAACTCGCTGGCAATCCGGCGCAGGGTTTTTGCCCGTCCTTGCACCAACAGCACCTCCATGGTGTGGCTGTTCTCCAGCAGTACCTGCAGCGAGCTGATGACCTCCGTGATGTGGGTGTACTGGATCTCGGAGAGCTGCTGCTTCAGGCCGGGCTTCTTGTGATCGTAGAGCAGGGTGATGGTCCCGGCCATGAGGTGGTCTCCCTTCAGACTGTAGTAGTCCGAGATTTGCTGCTGCATCATCTCGGAGATCGCCTGGGAGCGGTTCGAGAAGCCGCGCTCGTCCATCATCTCCTCGAACTGCTTGTACAGGGGGACCGGCAGGGAGATGGAGATGCGCTGTACAGGCTCGGGACGGGAGAGGGGAGTTTCCGGCATGCATGCCGCAGCAAGCATCGGGAATGCCACCGCGTCATACGATTTTCATCAGGAGTAATATTCAAAGCGCGGCCCGGTAGGATGGTGGCCACACGCCAGTGGTACTGGCTTGCGTTGGGTCCTTCCCCCGAGGCTCCCACGACAGACACGCACGGCTCTTCGTGGCAGTCGTGGGAGTCTCACACACGGCCCCAGCCTGACCACCAGACAGACACACACACCCCTAAAGGTGTGTGTGTGTCTGTCTCTGTGTCAGTCTCGGCTGACCCAGGCATGCTTGGGTCATGAGTAGTAGAGTTCGAGACTAAAGGACAGAACCTGAGAGGATTAAACGCGTATGGACGCAGCTCCATAGGCATGGCCAGTTCCTGTGGCTGCTGGGCTTCTCTCCAAATCTATCGTGGACTGGGCAGCCCATCAGGTGTATATACACCTGGCGTGTAAGTCTCATGCGAGGGCTCGCGTGCGTCATACGAACTGCCTCAAGAAATATTACGATCTTTGGCCCGAAGCTGGATTTTGGCATGCCCGGTGCTGACTTGGATGGCCTTCACCACCGACCCAAGGAGATACACATGCTGAAATTCATCTTGTCCAAGACCAAGACCCTCGCTGTGGCCGCGCTCGCAAGCGCCGCCTTGTTTGCTCCCACCGCACCGCTCGCCGCTGCTCCGCTCAAGATTGGCTACAGTGACTGGCCCGGCTGGGTCGCCTGGGAGATTGGCGTGAAGAAGGGCTGGTTCAAGGAAGCTGGCGTGGATGTGGAGTTCGTGTGGATGGACTACGTGAAGTCCATGGAAGCCTATGCTGCCGGCCAGCTCGATGCCGTCACGATGACCAATGGAGATGCCCTGGTGACAGGCGCCACGGGAAAGCCCTCCGTCGGGATCATCATCAATGACTTCTCCAATGGGAATGACATGGTGATTGCCAAGAAGGGCATCGACTCCGTGAAGGCGCTCAAGGGCCAGACCATCGGGGTGGAAGTGGGCTTTGTGGATCACCTGCTCCTTCTGAAGGGTCTTGAGCTGAATGGCATGACGGAGAAGGACGTGACGCTCAAGAACACCCCCACGAACAACACGCCCCAGGTGCTCGCCTCCGGTGAAGTCGCCGCCATTTGCGCATGGCAGCCGAACTCAGGACAGGCGCTGAAGGTCGCTCCCGGATCGAAGGCCATCTTCACCTCCAAGGATGCCCCCGGCCTCATCTATGACCTGCTCTACGTCGATGCCGCCAGCCTCAAGGACAAGCGCGAGGAGTGGAAGAAGGTGGTGCAGGTCTGGTACAAGATCGTGGACTACATGTCCGATGAGAAGAACCTCGATGACGCACTGGTGATTCTGGCTGGTCGCGTGGGTGTCACTCCTGCGGAGTATGAGCCCCTGCTTGGTGGCACCATGATCCTGAAGCCCGAGGCCGCGCTGAAGGCCTGGAAGAAGGGTGAAGGTCTCGACTCGGTCTATGGTTCCACCAAGGTGGTGGATGCCTTCAACGTGAAATACGAGGTCTACAAGGAGCCTGCCAAGACGGAGTCCTACCTCGACCCCTCCCTCACCTTGGAAGTGCTCGGCAAGAAGTAGTCCTCACCTGCTTCCTGTCGCACCGCACCTTCCTCAACGCTGAACATCCCGCATGGGTTCTGACCCTCTTCCTCCAGAACCTCAGAAGCATCGAGAGCCGTGGTTTGCCGTCCGGAAAGATCTGGACGGCCCGCGGAACTCGGCGCTGATGACGTTGTCATTTGTCCTGCCGCTGCTGGCATGGATCGTTGCCTCCTACGGTCCCTTCTGGAAGGCGCTGCATGAGGTGCAGATCTCCGCGGAGAGTCCTTCCGTGGCGAGCGTGTATGTGCCGGGAGACCGGCTCGCACCCGACTACTTCACACCTTTCCAGGAAGCGATTCGCAAAGACAATGCCGCGGTGCAGGCTGCGCGTGATGCGGGCACGCCGCTGGAAGCCACGGCGCGGCAGAACAAGAAAGTCGTGCGGCATCTCTTTCCACTCGCCCTGGCAGAGGGCTGGGCGGGAAAGGAAGATGAAGCCAATGATGACAAGCTGCGCAGCGTGTGGCTGAAGATCGCGAGTGGCGAGTCCATTCCTCAGAAGGTCGAGCCCAGCGATGAGAACGCGAAGATCATCAAGGCCAACGCCGCGCTGCTCTCCGGTGCCGAGTGGCCCACACAGGCACTGCTGAAGCTGGTGCCGCAGTCGCGCGTATCCTATGACTATCCCGTGTATCTGGTGCCTCCGCACAAGGTCTTCACCACCGCGTGGGCGGACTTGAAAGGGAAGCCTGACGATACGAGCGCGGAGGAGGGGACAGAGAACAAGTCGGACGCGAAGTCGCTGCTCGTGCGTTACCAGGAGTCGCTGCGCACCATCAGTTTCGGCTTCCTGCTCGCGGCGCTGCTGGCCATTCCTCTGGGCATCCTGGCTGGCACGTTCGCGGTGTTTTCGAAAATGTTGGAGCCCTTCACGGACTTCTTCCGCTACATGCCGGCGCCGACGTTTGGGGTGGTGCTGATGGCCATCTTCGGCCTCGAAGCCGCGCCGAAGATCATGCTGGTCTTCATCGGTACCTTTCCCACGGCGCTGCTGGTGATTGCGAATACCACACGGCAGCTCGATGTCTCGCTGCTGGAAGCGGCGCAGACGCTCGGTGCGAATCAGAAGCAGCTCGTCACGCGCGTCATCATCCCGGGAATCATGCCCACGCTGTACAATGACCTGCGCATCCTCATCGGCTGCGCGTGGACGTGGTTGGTGATCGCGGAACTGCTGGGCTTCAAGAGTGGCCTCACGGAAATCATCGACACACGTGGGCGTCGCTTCCAGTTTGAGCATGTGTATCCGGCCATCTTGATGATTGGCCTCACGGGATTCTTCACAGACCAGTTCCTTGGCTGGATAGGGCGCGGACTTTTCCCATGGGCGTTCCGTGGGCAGGCGGCTTCGTCACGCTGGTTCATCCGGGCACTCACGTTCCTCCCGCGTCTTTTGGTGGCTGGCATTCGCAAGGCTTCTGCATACGCAGAGAAGCCGACCTTCCCCGCAGTGGTGCCTGAGGAGCCAGTTGCAGCTCCTGCGCCGTCGCCGTCCCCCCTCCCTGCCGTCACTCCCACGCCTCGCACCTCGCTATGATTGCCACCCTCGACCTGCCTGACTATCGCGCGCAGACGCCTGCAGTCGCGGAGCGCTTCACGAAGCTGAAGCAGCGTCCGGCGGTGCTGTCCGTGCGTGGCTTGGAGAAGCGGTTCCCTTCACCGCAGGGTGAAGTCACCGCGCTGAAGAACATCAACTTCGATGTGCATCGCCGGGAGTTCATGTGCGTGGTGGGACAGTCCGGTTGCGGCAAGTCCACGCTCATCCGCATGCTTGCGGGACTGGAGACGCCCACGAGTGGGGAACTGCTCGTGGATGGCAAACCCGTGCGTGGCCCGGGTCGTGACCGCGGCATGGTGTTCCAGGGATATACCCTGTTCCCCTGGCTTACCGTGAAGGCGAATGTGATGTTCGGCCCGCTCATGGCAGGCAAGGCGAAGTACACCGCCGAGTCCGAGGCTCGGCAGTGGATCGAACTGGTGGGGCTCAGCAAGTTTGAGGATGCCTATCCGCATCAACTCAGCGGTGGCATGAAACAGCGCGTGGCCATTGCGCGTGCGCTGGCAAACGAGCCACGCATCCTGCTGATGGATGAACCCTTCGGCGCACTGGACGCGCAGACGCGCGCCCAGATGCAGAGCTACCTGCTGCAGATCTGGAAGAACATCGACATCACCATCCTCTTCATCACGCATGATCTGGATGAGGCCGTGTATCTCTCCGACCGGGTGCTCGTGCTGGAAGCACGCCCGGGCAGGGTGAAGGAAATCGTCGAGGTGCCGGTGCCACGCCCGCGTGACTTCTCTCAGATTGCGTTGCCTGAGTTCATGGCCACGAAGAATCGCTTACAAGAGCTCATCCATCCCGAGTCCGAGCGGAAGGAAGACAAGCTGCCCGTGCTGCGCCTCACGACGGTGGGGGATGATGTGGAGTAGCACAGCGCGGGGCAGAGGCTGACCTCGGGCGCTATCGATTTTCAGGCCTCTCCCGGTCGCGAGAGATCCCGAATTGCAAAAAATGCGCAAGAATCACCCCGCTCGTGCGATTCCGCATCATGGAGCAGGGTGCACTTTGCGAGACTGAGAAAGCGACATTAAACGTCGGTAACGCCGGTGCCGACGCCGTTCCGGAGTTTTCACCTCGCATGCTCGCGGCAGAGGTTCGCCAGTTGTCCAAGGGGAGCAACTGGCGCCCCGCGTGGACCGTCGCCCTGCAATGGATTGTCATTGTCGGCGCGGTCGCATTGGCGCTGCACTTTCACCACTGGGCGGTGTGGCTGGTGGCTGGAGTGGTCATCGCTACGCGTCAGACTGCCCTTGGGGTGTTGATGCATGAAGCCGCGCACTATCATTTGTCTTCCCGCAAATGGCTCAATGACTGGATCGGAGATATCCTGTGCGCCTTGCCGATTTACATGACGACCGCTGGCTACCGCTACGAGCACATGCGGCACCACCTGCACACGAATACTCCCGAGGATCCCACTTGGGAAAAAACCCAGGTGGACAGGGATCTGCTGGTGTTCCCCCAGGGGGCGCTCAAGACGTTTCGTGTTTTCCTTTTCGATCTGCTGGGCCTGCACATCCCGCGCATGATGCGTTACGTCCGCTCGCGGACGTATATCCACAGACTGGTGACGGGTGGCCCGCCACGTCTCAGCATTGCCGAGCATGTACGGTGGTTTCTTTTTCATGCCGCGTTGATCACCCTCCTTGCCGTGACCAACAGCTGGATTCCCTACCTGCTGTTGT
Protein-coding regions in this window:
- a CDS encoding fatty acid desaturase family protein, whose amino-acid sequence is MRFRIMEQGALCETEKATLNVGNAGADAVPEFSPRMLAAEVRQLSKGSNWRPAWTVALQWIVIVGAVALALHFHHWAVWLVAGVVIATRQTALGVLMHEAAHYHLSSRKWLNDWIGDILCALPIYMTTAGYRYEHMRHHLHTNTPEDPTWEKTQVDRDLLVFPQGALKTFRVFLFDLLGLHIPRMMRYVRSRTYIHRLVTGGPPRLSIAEHVRWFLFHAALITLLAVTNSWIPYLLLWVVPSMTLGTVLFRIRILAEHPATKAVDEIHDTRFVEGTVLERLSIAPLNINYHLEHHLFPSVPCHQLPALHKLLLGRGIYRPGQNYFRSYLGLRHGVLGWLIGRNRFHPVTTEQSDNEA
- a CDS encoding ABC transporter substrate-binding protein produces the protein MLKFILSKTKTLAVAALASAALFAPTAPLAAAPLKIGYSDWPGWVAWEIGVKKGWFKEAGVDVEFVWMDYVKSMEAYAAGQLDAVTMTNGDALVTGATGKPSVGIIINDFSNGNDMVIAKKGIDSVKALKGQTIGVEVGFVDHLLLLKGLELNGMTEKDVTLKNTPTNNTPQVLASGEVAAICAWQPNSGQALKVAPGSKAIFTSKDAPGLIYDLLYVDAASLKDKREEWKKVVQVWYKIVDYMSDEKNLDDALVILAGRVGVTPAEYEPLLGGTMILKPEAALKAWKKGEGLDSVYGSTKVVDAFNVKYEVYKEPAKTESYLDPSLTLEVLGKK
- a CDS encoding urea amidolyase associated protein UAAP1, whose translation is MEPIYEIELTGAGMWSRVISRGKTLRLTDLNGGANVGMLLYHAPERHERYNMPDTLKGQHIFYLRAPYGIHSDMGRLFASITEDTCGWHDTVCGTSDAELVEERYGVHNFQEARNEFYRNGRECFLIELAKWGLGERDLVPNINFFSKVVADVDGNLSYVEGHSKAGDHVDLRFEMDTLVVLHTCQHPLHPSQTYGPRPVKLSVFPNAAPTMEDATMTVRPENARAYRNTLDYYLLSR
- a CDS encoding ABC transporter permease subunit, which gives rise to MTLSFVLPLLAWIVASYGPFWKALHEVQISAESPSVASVYVPGDRLAPDYFTPFQEAIRKDNAAVQAARDAGTPLEATARQNKKVVRHLFPLALAEGWAGKEDEANDDKLRSVWLKIASGESIPQKVEPSDENAKIIKANAALLSGAEWPTQALLKLVPQSRVSYDYPVYLVPPHKVFTTAWADLKGKPDDTSAEEGTENKSDAKSLLVRYQESLRTISFGFLLAALLAIPLGILAGTFAVFSKMLEPFTDFFRYMPAPTFGVVLMAIFGLEAAPKIMLVFIGTFPTALLVIANTTRQLDVSLLEAAQTLGANQKQLVTRVIIPGIMPTLYNDLRILIGCAWTWLVIAELLGFKSGLTEIIDTRGRRFQFEHVYPAILMIGLTGFFTDQFLGWIGRGLFPWAFRGQAASSRWFIRALTFLPRLLVAGIRKASAYAEKPTFPAVVPEEPVAAPAPSPSPLPAVTPTPRTSL
- the nikR gene encoding nickel-responsive transcriptional regulator NikR; this encodes MPETPLSRPEPVQRISISLPVPLYKQFEEMMDERGFSNRSQAISEMMQQQISDYYSLKGDHLMAGTITLLYDHKKPGLKQQLSEIQYTHITEVISSLQVLLENSHTMEVLLVQGRAKTLRRIASELLACKGVLSGRFNLSRTILPPIQSAEVESEAA
- a CDS encoding ABC transporter ATP-binding protein gives rise to the protein MIATLDLPDYRAQTPAVAERFTKLKQRPAVLSVRGLEKRFPSPQGEVTALKNINFDVHRREFMCVVGQSGCGKSTLIRMLAGLETPTSGELLVDGKPVRGPGRDRGMVFQGYTLFPWLTVKANVMFGPLMAGKAKYTAESEARQWIELVGLSKFEDAYPHQLSGGMKQRVAIARALANEPRILLMDEPFGALDAQTRAQMQSYLLQIWKNIDITILFITHDLDEAVYLSDRVLVLEARPGRVKEIVEVPVPRPRDFSQIALPEFMATKNRLQELIHPESERKEDKLPVLRLTTVGDDVE